In one Saccharibacillus brassicae genomic region, the following are encoded:
- a CDS encoding nucleotide excision repair endonuclease, which translates to MIQITVPKPDVVIEKQTDPQLSHIYGFTDFHLITREEGGIFMFYGENDELLFVGKARKIRPRIKKHFEDNVSPMKAHREEVRRIEVCVVADPTEREIYETYLINNGRAKYNVDKVFYK; encoded by the coding sequence ATGATTCAAATTACCGTACCGAAGCCGGACGTCGTGATCGAGAAGCAGACGGATCCGCAGCTCAGCCATATTTACGGCTTTACCGATTTCCACCTGATTACACGGGAGGAAGGCGGCATCTTCATGTTTTACGGCGAGAACGACGAGCTGCTGTTCGTCGGCAAAGCCCGCAAGATCAGACCGCGCATCAAGAAGCATTTCGAAGACAACGTCTCTCCGATGAAGGCTCACCGGGAAGAAGTGCGCCGCATCGAAGTGTGCGTCGTCGCCGATCCGACGGAGCGCGAAATCTACGAGACGTACCTGATCAACAACGGCCGCGCGAAATACAACGTGGACAAAGTCTTTTACAAATAA
- a CDS encoding DUF2252 domain-containing protein: MSTVNASITEGVLRTRKKLRQDTLISIFEEFDGERMSLDDDKRAEKYRKMALSPFSFYRGSAYLFYFDVTRQYFPYHTPKERPTWVQGDLHFENFGAFQSETGRIVYDVNDFDEGYVGSYLYDVVRMAVSVVLVGRQLGYTPTEQVEAAAHYIRSYYKQIDKFACGKDDPADFVVDSDCAKGPVRKLLRKLEKRQQGHFLEKVTARMQSGRAFLENAELVEPAEAERAELERSWSLYMDTLLCRRPDAEHYRIKDVAVKRGSGTASIGLSRFYVLIEGGSAEATGDRDSDDTVLEVKEVRVPVPAYFMPYSESFWNTFSHQGKRVTATQQAMHHEADPYLGFLTMDGRHFYARERSPYKKRLKLEDLKTTEDMERVLTLMGRLTAKMHARADFDVSMGLLPYHSEKEIAKAMGDDSDAFAKHISQFAYAYSDVVERDYALFTEWIAQRFPETQAGAGAAGSGGKAGGEGQEAGAGAAGSGAEGGGEAGGEAAAGSGAAGSGADGGGEGEDAAGGEGQAAGAGVAGSGADGGGEAGGGAAAGAGVAGSGAEGEGAAGGEAAAGAGPDGNGADGGGEAGSEGQAAGSGAAGSGAEGGSEAGGGVASGSGVTAAAEREPAVEDGVTVEPSMEGETKTAAGACEED, encoded by the coding sequence ATGTCCACGGTTAACGCAAGCATCACCGAAGGCGTGCTGCGCACACGCAAAAAACTGCGCCAGGATACGCTGATTTCGATATTCGAGGAATTCGACGGGGAACGGATGAGCCTGGATGACGACAAACGGGCCGAGAAGTATCGCAAAATGGCGCTGAGCCCGTTTTCTTTTTATCGCGGCAGCGCTTACCTGTTTTATTTTGACGTAACACGCCAATATTTCCCGTACCACACGCCCAAAGAGCGCCCGACGTGGGTGCAGGGCGACCTGCATTTTGAAAACTTCGGCGCTTTCCAGAGCGAGACGGGCCGCATCGTCTACGACGTGAACGATTTCGACGAAGGGTACGTGGGCTCGTACCTCTACGACGTTGTGCGGATGGCCGTGAGCGTCGTGCTCGTCGGGCGCCAGCTCGGCTACACGCCGACCGAACAGGTCGAAGCCGCGGCGCATTATATCCGTTCGTACTATAAGCAAATCGACAAGTTCGCCTGCGGCAAAGACGACCCGGCCGACTTCGTCGTCGATTCCGACTGCGCCAAAGGCCCGGTTCGCAAGCTGCTGCGCAAACTGGAGAAACGGCAGCAGGGTCATTTTCTGGAAAAAGTAACAGCCCGGATGCAGAGCGGACGCGCGTTCCTCGAAAATGCCGAGCTGGTCGAACCGGCCGAAGCGGAACGCGCAGAGCTGGAGCGGTCCTGGAGCCTGTACATGGACACGCTGCTCTGCCGCCGTCCCGACGCGGAGCATTACCGGATCAAGGACGTCGCCGTGAAGCGCGGTTCCGGCACCGCTTCGATCGGCCTGTCGCGGTTCTACGTGCTGATCGAAGGCGGCTCGGCCGAAGCGACGGGCGACCGCGATTCCGACGATACGGTGCTCGAAGTCAAGGAAGTTCGCGTGCCGGTGCCCGCCTACTTCATGCCGTATTCCGAATCGTTCTGGAACACGTTCTCCCATCAGGGCAAGCGGGTCACCGCGACGCAGCAGGCGATGCACCACGAAGCCGATCCCTACCTCGGTTTCCTGACGATGGACGGCCGCCATTTCTACGCGCGCGAACGTTCGCCGTACAAGAAGCGCCTGAAGCTCGAAGACCTCAAAACGACCGAAGACATGGAGCGCGTCCTGACGCTGATGGGCCGCCTGACGGCCAAGATGCACGCCCGCGCCGACTTCGACGTCAGCATGGGCCTCCTGCCCTACCACAGCGAAAAAGAAATCGCCAAAGCGATGGGCGACGACTCCGACGCGTTCGCCAAACACATCTCGCAGTTCGCCTACGCTTACTCCGACGTCGTGGAGCGCGATTACGCGCTGTTCACGGAGTGGATCGCGCAGCGCTTCCCGGAGACGCAGGCGGGTGCGGGTGCGGCTGGCAGCGGCGGGAAGGCCGGAGGTGAAGGCCAGGAGGCAGGTGCGGGCGCGGCTGGAAGCGGCGCGGAAGGCGGCGGTGAGGCCGGAGGCGAAGCGGCGGCAGGTTCGGGCGCGGCTGGAAGCGGCGCGGATGGCGGCGGGGAAGGCGAGGATGCGGCCGGAGGCGAAGGCCAGGCGGCAGGTGCGGGCGTGGCTGGAAGCGGCGCGGATGGCGGCGGTGAGGCCGGAGGCGGAGCGGCGGCAGGTGCGGGCGTGGCTGGAAGCGGCGCGGAAGGCGAGGGTGCGGCCGGAGGCGAAGCGGCGGCAGGTGCGGGCCCGGATGGCAACGGCGCGGATGGCGGCGGGGAGGCCGGAAGCGAAGGCCAGGCGGCAGGTTCGGGCGCGGCTGGAAGCGGCGCGGAAGGCGGCAGTGAGGCCGGAGGCGGAGTGGCGAGCGGCAGCGGCGTGACGGCGGCGGCGGAACGGGAGCCGGCCGTGGAAGACGGCGTAACGGTCGAGCCGTCGATGGAAGGCGAGACGAAGACCGCGGCCGGAGCTTGCGAAGAGGACTGA
- the udk gene encoding uridine kinase: protein MLIIGIAGGTGSGKTTVARSVIDRLGAGKVTFISQDNYYKDHPELSFEERGAINYDHPFAFDNDLMVRHLNDLKAGRAAYAPVYDFTVHARSADKTVELKPNNIVIIEGLHVLSDEHLRALLDIKVFVDTDPDVRILRRVLRDIEDRGRNIRSVHDQYLTTVKPMHEAFIEPSKKYADLIIPEGGHNEVGIQLLSILTEKYLSGDHKWNHSS from the coding sequence ATGCTTATTATTGGTATCGCCGGCGGCACCGGTTCCGGTAAAACAACGGTAGCACGCTCCGTCATTGACCGCCTCGGCGCGGGCAAAGTCACGTTCATATCACAGGACAACTATTATAAAGATCATCCGGAGCTGAGCTTCGAGGAGCGCGGAGCGATCAATTACGACCACCCCTTCGCGTTCGACAACGATCTGATGGTTCGGCACCTGAACGACCTCAAGGCAGGCCGGGCGGCTTACGCTCCGGTATACGACTTCACCGTGCACGCGCGTTCCGCGGACAAGACGGTGGAGCTCAAGCCGAACAACATCGTCATCATCGAAGGGCTGCACGTCCTGTCGGACGAACATCTGCGCGCCCTGCTCGACATCAAGGTCTTCGTCGACACGGACCCGGACGTGCGCATCCTGCGCCGCGTGCTGCGTGACATCGAAGATCGCGGCCGCAATATCCGTTCGGTGCACGACCAATATTTGACGACGGTCAAGCCGATGCACGAAGCGTTCATCGAACCGTCGAAGAAATACGCCGACCTGATCATTCCCGAAGGCGGGCACAACGAAGTCGGTATCCAGCTGCTGTCGATCCTGACGGAGAAATACCTGTCGGGCGACCACAAGTGGAACCATTCTTCCTGA
- a CDS encoding sigma-70 family RNA polymerase sigma factor — translation MEDWVKKAQAGDPEAYERLFRQFGKMAYAAAYEKLGDAHAAEDAVQEAFAEAFAGIRELERPEAFPGWLRTIVRRRAFRMIRRKAVPTLPIEETAAAFADEAANTEQIAQRREQRRALYDSVEQLPGSQRLAVRLFYFEGYRIRDISAFLGVSESALKKRLFDARARLRSALHVSDFSAAFHDLYEGGKSMLHLVNGDHTAERIREAGIEGDVLVWRELYPFGPVFPDMEQASARYARAEHLERELGIPRQTLLGGCAEQERKLRELQQYEEVVLWFEHDLFDQTMLALVLNRIGRMQTGSARISLLCVGAFPGIGIFHGLGQLRADQLKTLSGTWQPVGPEQYALAERLWAAYSSPNPEDHVRFLESDTAALPFARAAFEAHLSRLPSTADGLGVIERTALEEAAAGASTPAELFKRSADRLVALGLGDLEFWRHLERMTAGPDPLLVAGGSGAFPKYGFFAPEFGNRTFAPSELGRRILAGETAAPGPVSPAWAGGLRLAGEASPRWDVRARQVVPAAD, via the coding sequence ATGGAAGATTGGGTGAAAAAAGCGCAGGCGGGAGATCCCGAAGCGTACGAGCGGCTGTTTCGGCAGTTCGGTAAAATGGCCTATGCCGCCGCCTACGAAAAACTCGGCGACGCGCACGCTGCGGAAGACGCCGTGCAGGAGGCATTCGCGGAAGCGTTCGCCGGAATTCGGGAGCTGGAACGCCCGGAAGCGTTCCCCGGCTGGCTGCGCACGATCGTCAGGCGCCGCGCTTTCCGGATGATCCGGCGCAAAGCGGTGCCGACGCTGCCGATCGAAGAGACGGCGGCGGCGTTCGCCGACGAAGCGGCGAATACGGAACAGATCGCGCAGCGCAGAGAGCAGCGGCGGGCGCTGTACGATTCGGTGGAACAACTGCCGGGCAGCCAGCGGCTCGCGGTGCGCCTGTTTTATTTCGAAGGCTACCGGATTCGGGACATCTCGGCTTTTTTGGGCGTATCGGAATCGGCACTCAAAAAAAGGCTGTTCGACGCCCGCGCCCGGCTCCGGTCGGCGCTGCACGTCTCGGACTTCTCCGCCGCGTTCCACGATCTGTACGAAGGAGGAAAAAGCATGCTGCACCTTGTAAACGGAGACCATACGGCCGAGCGGATACGCGAAGCGGGTATCGAAGGGGACGTGCTCGTCTGGCGGGAACTGTATCCGTTCGGACCGGTCTTTCCCGATATGGAACAAGCGTCGGCGCGTTACGCGCGGGCGGAACATTTGGAGCGGGAGCTGGGCATTCCCCGGCAGACGCTGCTCGGCGGCTGCGCGGAGCAGGAACGCAAACTGCGGGAACTGCAGCAGTACGAGGAAGTCGTGCTGTGGTTCGAGCACGACCTGTTCGACCAGACGATGCTGGCGCTGGTGCTGAACCGGATCGGCCGCATGCAAACGGGCAGCGCGCGGATCAGCCTGCTCTGCGTCGGCGCCTTCCCGGGCATCGGGATTTTTCACGGTCTCGGCCAGCTCCGTGCCGACCAGCTCAAGACGCTGTCCGGCACGTGGCAGCCGGTCGGGCCCGAGCAGTACGCGCTCGCGGAGCGGCTGTGGGCGGCCTACAGCTCGCCGAATCCCGAAGACCATGTCCGCTTCCTCGAATCGGACACCGCGGCGCTGCCGTTCGCGCGCGCCGCGTTCGAGGCGCATCTGTCGCGGCTGCCGTCGACCGCGGACGGTCTCGGCGTCATCGAGCGGACCGCGCTCGAAGAAGCGGCCGCCGGCGCCTCTACCCCCGCCGAGCTGTTCAAGCGCTCGGCGGACCGGCTGGTCGCCCTCGGCCTGGGCGACCTGGAATTCTGGCGGCATCTGGAGCGGATGACCGCCGGCCCTGATCCGCTGCTCGTTGCCGGCGGATCGGGAGCGTTCCCGAAATACGGCTTCTTCGCGCCGGAATTCGGGAACCGGACCTTCGCGCCGTCGGAACTCGGACGGCGCATCCTTGCGGGAGAGACGGCCGCGCCTGGGCCGGTCTCTCCCGCCTGGGCCGGCGGGCTGCGCCTCGCCGGCGAAGCTTCGCCGCGCTGGGACGTCCGCGCGCGGCAGGTGGTGCCGGCCGCGGATTGA
- the ypfJ gene encoding KPN_02809 family neutral zinc metallopeptidase: MQWKGRKASRNVEDRRGQSGGGGGLKVGGGLGIGGVVIVIIVMLLGGDPGSLLGGGGSSTDTAQTQTQGSYQGTAEEEEQADFVSVVLADTEEVWSRVFRENGMTYRNPKLVLFTDSVQSACGTASSAVGPFYCPGDEKLYIDLDFYDELNRQFNAPGDFAMAYVVAHEVGHHVQNLLGTSGKVDQLRRKLSETEYNKYSVKLELQADYYAGVWAHYEQGQNLLEEGDLDEALTAASAVGDDSIQLQSRGYVVPDSFTHGTSEQRKSWFYKGFQSGTIEGGDTFGGSL, translated from the coding sequence ATGCAGTGGAAAGGCAGAAAAGCGAGCCGTAACGTGGAAGACCGGCGCGGACAAAGCGGCGGAGGCGGCGGATTGAAAGTAGGCGGCGGCCTCGGAATCGGCGGAGTCGTGATCGTGATCATCGTCATGCTGCTCGGCGGCGATCCGGGCAGCCTGCTCGGCGGAGGCGGCTCTTCGACGGACACGGCGCAGACCCAGACGCAGGGAAGTTACCAGGGAACGGCGGAGGAAGAAGAACAGGCTGATTTCGTCTCGGTCGTGCTGGCCGACACGGAAGAAGTGTGGAGCCGGGTGTTCCGCGAAAACGGGATGACTTACCGTAATCCCAAGCTCGTCCTGTTTACGGACAGCGTGCAGTCGGCCTGCGGCACGGCCAGTTCCGCCGTCGGGCCGTTCTATTGTCCGGGCGATGAGAAGCTGTATATCGACCTCGACTTTTACGACGAATTGAATCGGCAGTTCAACGCTCCGGGCGACTTCGCGATGGCTTACGTCGTGGCGCACGAGGTCGGTCACCACGTGCAGAACCTGCTCGGCACGAGCGGGAAGGTCGACCAGCTGCGCCGGAAATTGAGCGAAACGGAGTACAACAAGTATTCCGTCAAGCTGGAGCTTCAGGCGGATTATTACGCGGGGGTCTGGGCGCATTACGAACAGGGCCAGAACCTGTTGGAGGAGGGCGACCTGGACGAAGCGCTGACGGCCGCAAGCGCCGTGGGCGACGACAGCATCCAGCTGCAATCGCGGGGCTACGTCGTGCCGGACAGCTTCACGCACGGCACGTCCGAACAGCGCAAAAGCTGGTTCTACAAAGGCTTCCAGAGCGGCACGATCGAAGGCGGCGATACGTTCGGCGGCAGCTTGTAG
- a CDS encoding EcsC family protein, translating into MTNEPDEIRPENAEEDAAGREAAQPAVPDSTEQLRAALAEVEKWMKSQRKLPIWDRITQIPFKLLDKVTPKFIHRKIGSLLDEMGNYVQNGGKYLIARRRVTGMLENLARKRQQPEAGPYPLSLMDEASSRLSAESRNLATAQGATTGLGGVFTLAADIPAVLGLSLKVIQEIGLCYGYDANEKAERVFAIKVLQFASSDIVGKQAVLEELNLKAGEDGKLPPAITGMSKIQGWREVVMTYRESWGWKKLLQAVPVAGIVFGAFANRQTLGDVSEAAVMLYRKRRVLERLDALDRQ; encoded by the coding sequence ATGACGAACGAACCCGACGAGATCCGTCCGGAGAACGCGGAAGAAGACGCAGCCGGGCGCGAAGCCGCGCAACCGGCCGTGCCCGACAGCACCGAACAGCTTCGCGCCGCATTGGCGGAAGTGGAGAAATGGATGAAGAGCCAGCGCAAACTGCCGATCTGGGACCGCATCACCCAGATTCCGTTCAAGCTGCTCGACAAAGTCACGCCCAAGTTTATCCACCGCAAGATCGGCAGCCTGCTCGACGAGATGGGCAACTACGTCCAGAACGGCGGCAAATACCTGATCGCGCGGCGGCGCGTGACAGGCATGCTGGAGAATCTGGCACGCAAAAGGCAGCAGCCGGAAGCCGGCCCGTACCCGCTCTCCCTGATGGACGAAGCTTCGTCCCGATTGAGCGCGGAGAGCCGCAACCTCGCTACGGCGCAGGGCGCGACCACGGGGCTTGGCGGGGTATTCACGCTCGCGGCGGACATTCCCGCGGTGCTGGGCCTGTCGCTCAAAGTCATTCAGGAAATCGGCCTCTGCTACGGCTACGACGCCAACGAGAAAGCCGAGCGCGTATTCGCGATCAAAGTGCTGCAGTTCGCTTCCTCCGACATCGTCGGCAAGCAGGCCGTGCTGGAAGAACTGAATCTCAAAGCCGGCGAAGACGGCAAACTGCCGCCCGCCATCACCGGGATGTCCAAAATCCAGGGCTGGCGCGAAGTCGTGATGACCTACCGGGAGAGCTGGGGCTGGAAAAAGCTGCTTCAGGCCGTCCCGGTCGCGGGTATCGTTTTCGGCGCGTTCGCCAACCGGCAGACGCTCGGCGACGTGTCCGAAGCGGCCGTCATGCTGTATCGCAAGCGGCGCGTGCTGGAGCGGTTGGACGCTCTGGACCGGCAGTAG